A window of Amaranthus tricolor cultivar Red isolate AtriRed21 chromosome 8, ASM2621246v1, whole genome shotgun sequence genomic DNA:
tatatatatatatatacatatatagtatatatatatatatatatatatatatatatatatatatatatatatatatatgtatatatatatatatatatatatacatatatatgtatataatatataatatatatatatatgtatatatatatatatatattatatatgtatatatatataatataataatgtatatatgtatatatatatatatgtatatatatgtatatatatgtatatatatatatatataatatatatatatatattatatatatatatatatatatatatatgtatatatatatatatataatatatatatactatatatatataatatatctatattatatatataatatattatattatatatatacatatatatatatatatatatatatatatatatatatacatatatatatatatacatatatatatatatatatattacatattatatatacatatattatatatatatacatatatatatatacataaatatatatatatatacatatatatatatacatatatatatatatatatatatatatatatatatatatatatatatatatatatatacatatatatatatatgtatatatatatatatatatgtatatatatatatatatatatatatatatatatatatatattcatatatatatatatatatatatatatatacaatatatatatatatatatatatatatatatatatatatatatatatatatatatatatatatatatacatatatatatatacatatatatatatatatacatatatatatatacatatatatatatatatatatatatatatatatgtattatatatatatatatatatatatatatatatatatatatatatatatatatgtatatatatatatatatatatatatatatatatatatatatatatatatacatatatatatatatatatgtatatatatatatatatatatatatatatatattatatatatatatatatatatatacatatatatatatatatatatatatatatatatatatatatatatatatatatatacatatatatatatatatatatatatatatatatatacatatttatatatatatatatatatatatatatattatatatacaacatataatgtatatgtatatacatttatatatatatatatatattatatatatatatatatatatatatattatatatatatatatgtatatgtatatatatatatatatatatatatatatatatatatatatatatatatatatatatatgtatatatatatatatatatatatatatatatatatatatatatatatatatatgtatatgtatatatatatatatatatatatatatatatatatatatatatatatatatatatatatatatatatatatatatatatgtatatatatatatatatatatatatatatatatatatattatattatgtatgtattatatgtatatatatatgtatatatatatatatatatatatatatatatatatatgtataatatatatgtgtatatatatatagatatatatatatatatatatatatattatatatatatatatatgtataatatatatgtatatatatatataatatatatatatatatatatatatatatatatatatatatgtataatatatatgtatatatatatatatatatatatatatatatatataatatataatatatatatatatatatatatatatatataatatatatatatatatatatattatatatatatatatatatatgggggtTATGTTACATTTATAGTTCTTTTTGATGTAACATTGATTTCATGATTATCTTTTCAAGGTTTAAACTTAATTACTTAGTTTTTGTTTCAAATAAGTAACATCTTACTATAATCTATAAAATctatatagtttattatatgtGATCTAGCAATTGAACCCTATATTTTGAACTAGagaacttagtttattttaagaTCCCTAGCTAGGTAGTTGTGTTGGACGATAATTACTTAAAATGGTTAGAACGTTGATTAATTGAGGATCACGTGCATGATTAAAACACAGAGATTAGATCGAGGTTGTGAATATTTGAGTCAAGATATTGTTGATCATCTAAAAAGTTGTGGAATAATTTCATAACGAACTCCGCCTGGAACACCACATTTAAATGGTGTATCCTCGCGAAGGcatcgaaaaaaaaaagatatagtTCGTTAAATGATGAGTTCAATTGATCTTATTATTTCATTTAGGGGTTATTCACTTCTAACAACGCCTAGAACTCCGCTTGGAACACCACATTTAAATGGTATATCCAAAGTTGTCGATAAGACACCTTTTGAGTTATGGACATGAAAAGTTCTTAAGTTGTCTTTTCTAAGGATTTCGGGTTCTGAAGCATGTGcaacattaatttttacaattaaatAAGCTTGAAACCAAATTTGATAAGCTCTATTTAGTGGGTTACGCTAAAGAAACCAAGGGATATTACTTCTACAACCCTAGTGAGTAAAAAATGTTTGTGGCTCACAATGGTGTCTTTTTAGCCAGAGAATGTCTTTCTCAAAAGCCAAGTGGCAGAAATATTTCTTCAAGATAATCAGCCACAAACTACTCCTTTAGTGGGAGAGATTGTTCTCCTGTGGGCCAAGAGCTCACGTTTTGGTACATGTTGTAACTATTAATGTGTTGGATGTCCCAGTTCATAGGACCATAGGCGAAGTAAACCTCCAAGGAGAGATCCCATAGAGGGCTATCTCGTCCATGAAAGTCATGAATTCCTTATATTAGATAAGGAGGCACCTATGACCTATAAGGCAGCAATGACAAGTTCTGCCTCTGAAAAATGGCTTGGAGCCATGAAGTCTAAAATAGAGTCCTTGTACGACAATCAAGTTTGTAACTTGGTTGACTTGCTTGAAGGTGCTAGACACATCAAGTATAAGGAGATTTATAAGATAAAGATTGAGATGAAAGGAAAAATAGTTGTCTATTAAGCAGGATTTGTAGCTAAAGGATTCAAGCAAGTTCATGGAATGACTATGATAAGACTTTTTCACCAATACCTATGCTTAAATCCATCAAAATTATCCTAACAATAGCTTTGTATTATAACTACGAGATTTGACAAATGGATTTAAAAACTGCTTTTCTaaattgatatttagaaaagaCGTGTATATAACACAACCTGAGGGTTTTGTGGATCTCGATAGCCCTAGGAGTTAGAATATTCATTTTAACGCGGCAATTAAATAGTTTGGTTTCCTTCGAAATCTAGAAGAGTCTTGTGTATACAAGAAAATCAATATaagttttattgttttcttaGTTATGTAGGTGGATGACATATTGATTGTAGAAAAAAATGTACCAAATGCTTAAGTCTATAAAGGCTTGGCTAAGCagttttttatttatgaaaGACCTTTAAGAGGCCCTATACATTGTGGTCATCTAAATCTATAAAGATAACTCAAAATGAAAGATTGAGTTTACTTAAAGGACTTATATTGATAAGGTCCTTGATAGGTTCAATATAGAAAATTTAAAGATGggttttatttattaatgtaacattcgggaatttaaaataaataaaatcatattgggCTCTAAACCAATTAGAAAATTTACCATGAATCAAGTAAGTTAAGtcagtttaataataataataataataataataataataataataataataattattattattattattattattattattattattattattattattattattattattattattattattattattattattattatttattattattattattattattattattattattattattattattattattattattattattataatttaccaTGAATCAAGTAAGTTAAGTCAGTTTTATTAAAGTTTGTGAAGTTTATATTGTTGAGataaatttgtttatgaatgattatgctgatattgatatggtcattGGATCGGGcttacgagctggtcattgacggagtggtAGGACATTGTCTCCTATTCCCCTGTTTTGAGGAATTGTtattcaaatattgactagcctcaaccgagagtgacatagccttagagctatggatgttcctctcaactagactccctgtgcgcacattgatctaggaaactgatgttgctctTAAacctttgttttgaattattgtgttttattgttttggattttacttctcattcagtttaatatGATCCTCTGTTGTTTACAGGTCGGAATCGGCCGGAAACGATGGGTTAGCGATGTTGATTAGAGTGCCTAGGATGTCATTTCGAGCTAAGCATAGGGAAATTTTGtagtttgtattaggtttttggataaatgtatattagacttggttgtgttggttatattgaacTTAAAGTGATCTGTTTGTTTACCTTGTGTTTAGATTAGACGTTTGGTTTGAGAATTGactgagttagttacgttaaagagctggtgtccccctttgctcaagtttttgaagtgtgatttaagtttcttgggaaatgaaccccgtgatgaccctatttacttagtcaacggtaagtcgagTTGTTACATATGGTCCAAACTTAAAGCCACTAAACCTGTTTGAATCTATATTGGTATAGGTTTATATGACTAATATAGTTGGACTAGATTTTAGTCATAATCCTCTATTTAGTACGatgattatattaaatattaattaatggaaGAAGAAAGGGTGGAGCTTGATGACTCTTAGTTACTCTTGTTTATTGCACCTTATTAACATATTTCTTAATTGGCTAACTATAATGTAACTTCATTTACGGTTCTTTTCTTGTGATTATATTTAAGCTAGTTAATTTACGCTACAAAGGTATATTATTTCATtccattattatatatattttttatttcatgtcAATAATTAGATTTTGGAATGGTTTTAGTTTTTGTATATTAAAAGTAACCGGTGCTAGAACCTGCAAGAACTTGGGTGTACAACTTTTAAAGTGGCCATATCACAATACAAACGGAGTATTAATATCTTAAATAAAGAGAAATCTGTGACTATTATTTCAAACTAAATATAATTGGAGTGATAAATTTCTTTTGAAAAAAGATAAGTTGTTGaatattttagttaaattttgTTATACAAATAGAAAATATTCTAAAGCAAATGAATATTATGACACTGCATAGtttaaaaatatgaattataaaaaaaaaattaaggtgtTTTTAAAATATGTATACAAATAAAATGAAAGATTAAATGAGATATGAGACTAGACAAACATAAAGCCGTTTTCAAAAGCGTAATAGTTTATTCGactaaaattttcttttgaaaggATTTATTCAACTAAAATGATAATATAGTTGATTCAAGAAAACAtgagaaataattattttcttttaattttttagattcACTTGGTATTATGAGTGAGCTTTCTACATAAATTGAGGATTATAACTTCTGAAATGGGTGCATAGACATATCATAAAAGGATACAGGAGTTTTCAAAACCAAAAGTTTACCACataagaaagaaaaattttGTCCACTAAGTAGAAAAGTTAAAAACATACTATTAATCTATTACCATATAGAATTTCCCCAATAATTAAATTCAATAACTTGAGGTTTTTAAGTTCTTAGTTTTGCTTTTACAAGTTACAACCAAAAATTTACTCTTATCAGTCCGCCCAACAAAAATGTCAAAACTAAAAGCCATGCTTTTTTTTTCTGTAACTGACtgactataatatatatacaccaAGAATTCCCTGCATGGATGTATCCCAATGACCTTACAGCAAAAGCAACCGCGTACTGGACACTAAAAAGAGAACGTAAATACTAAATACGAACATAACAACCTCAATACACGCGCATTAGATTGTGAACTCCTTTGTATGCAGAGACAATATGTCGATGAATCTCTGAATGTACGAGTGATCCAAGCAGGATTTTTTAATCAAAGAAGAGCGAGTATACTTGGGCACGGCTGGATCAACAGGAGCAGCACGTCTGGGGGGTGTTGGCGTCAACAGTGGCTGTCAAAGTTCACATACGTTAGGAAGCAGAGTTTTTTAGTATGATTGTTTGCTGGGGCAATCTGATGCTCTATGCCCAGTTTTCCCGCAGTTGAAACATGCACCACCAAAGTTCCTGCAATAATGCAAAATTTCAATGTCATTACTCATTAGCGAGGTAAGCTATTGAAGCGAAGGATAAACAACCTTCATTAATACGGGGACATATACAACAAACTGAAGTGGCGATCCAAAACGCATCTTCGAGCGATCCAGATCACATATGACCCTGAACCGTCGATCTCGCCAAAACTGATCTTGACATTGATATTGTTTGGTGTCATATTCTTTGGGATTTGTGCTGATTTAACTATTGACATTTTAGACATTGtgaaaaaattacttaaattCAAAGGGCTAGATGAGTTCCTTTTGTTCTCGAGTGAGGGATGAGAGAACATCTTATCCACCTCAACCACAAGAACCACAAAGAGCCGCTGACAGTTCTTCTAATGCTACCATGAATTGTAATTTGACCCCAACCCATGTCGAAATTATTTGGGAAATCGACACGTGTTACTTACCACCAATCAAAATTGTATTTATATAGTGCGGTACACACTTAGTAGGAGAGGAGTTTTACATGTGTTTATGAATGTAGGTGCTAAACTAATGACCCTTGCCTTCCTAGACTCATAATGAGTTTTGGAAGAGCGATGCATCAGATTTATTGCTGTAAACCAAGTACACACATGTCTTTGACCTTGAGCTTTTGATTGGGTGATTAGAGATGCCCAATACAATTTCCACGAGGAGCGGGAAATCAAGAGTTTTGATTAGTATTAGCTGTCAATCGTCCCTATGACACATCTAGTAACAAGATTAGCTACATTGACCACCTTGCTCTTCGTTACATTTACCATTTCCTTTTCATAACCATTTTTGGCTAGAGGGGCCTAGTGGGGAATCCAAGGGAGAGTTGGCTAGACTTAGATTGTTTCTTGTTGTAGAACAAGGAACACCATATGAGGGGCCATGTTTTGACAGTCAATTTTGCGATCATTGGGCATATATTTTGATAGCAGTTAACtcaaaaaacctttacaatataGTCGTGATACGGTGATGAGACCTTATTTTTTGCAATATGATACGATAGTCAATTGATAAGACAACAGTATGGAAATGACAAAATCACGTTTAATTACGTCCTTAACTCATCATCtatgaataataataagtatGAACTCACATCCATATGCAATTATGGTAATTCCCAATACCATAGACTTCCATTAATATCATTTACAACCTTTAAATTTCATAATTAGTAGGTTTAGATATTGCATTTCCTCTAATACTTCTATTTCTTGTTACTTATCCATTGGAATATTGTAGACCAAATTCATCTAAACTATCTCGTGTTCGACCGGAAACTACACATAGGTAAATGTATGCATCAGGCCTAATGCCTTTGGAAGAAAAATGATAGATGACGAGAGTAGATTTTAGAGGGAAGGAATACCTGTCCCTGCTTCCAAAGGATGGTGACCTATTAGATCGACTACCACTACCGCCAATTAGCCAGTCATCCCCACTGCTTCTTGAGTTTGAAGACCACCTGCTGCCAGAATCATTTCTCGAGTTTGAGGACCACCTGTTATTGCTAGATCTGAAGGAACTTCGACCACCACGCCTAAACATATCATCACTGTTGTCATCAAAATCAAAGTCCTGACTACTACCCCATCCTCGGGGAGTTCGTGATCCTCTTCTATCCCTCGAACCGCCATGGCCACCTCTGCCAGAGAATCTGCCGTAGCTATCACTGGGAGGCGCATCATCTTGCAGTGCAGGCAACTGCAAATTACATCACAAACAATGAAATCAATACTTCAGAATGAATGCAAAAATACGTTCCCATATAACCAAACAAGACAGTCCACTATATTGACCTTAGTAATCTTGGATAATGTGTTTCCTGGAGGTATCTCTTTATTCAGTAGCTCCTTTGCGATTTCCTCAGGAAGATCAAAAACAGCACCTTGAACCTGGACACAGTAAGACACAATTACCAACTAAATGAACACAAGTACAGAAATTTGTACAGTTGAATGTATAGTTTTCCACCACTCACATTTTCTTTTGCAATTAATTGTATCTTTCCAACTTCATCTGCGGCAGTTGCATAAACATCAGATAAAAAACCCATGACGGATCTAGCAGACAAGAATCCTCTCGAGTAACCAGGAGTACGAGTCAATTGCAATGTTGTCCATCCCTGCAAAAGAAAATTTATCGTTAAATGACAAATAATATTGAATGTCACTCAAGATGTGCATGTACTTATTGTACTATACAAAGTCGAGTTTTAAAGTTTCAGAACATAAAACTAATATATAGACTAGAAATTCAATTTTCATATTAAAGTAACAAAAACTTAGTTCAGAATCTAAGACTATAAATTACCTGCTCATGACTAAGTAGAGATCTTGATGATGGAGGCTGGGAAAAGCCACTCAGATGGGCTAGCGCTGCAGCAAGGGCTCCAGTTCCCTGCTCTTCAAGTAATTTTTGTGCTGTTGGTGTGAAAAATTGAATGGAGTCAGGATGGACCCCACGAAGAGTAGCAACAACCTGATCAGCAGACGACTCCAAGACCTCTTCAACTGATGGAGGGCTAATGTACTCAAACTTGCATCCTACATCTCTTTCAAGAGATCGAACTGTTCTTCTCTGGCTGCTAGTATACATTATAATAGTCGTGCCTTCCTTTCCTGCCCTCCCAGTTCGACCAGAACGATGGACAAATGTCTCAGGATCATTGGGTAGTTCATAATGAATaatctgcaaaaaaaaaaagaaaaaaaaaaaaagcaaccgGAACTTTTTCAATGTAAAGGACATATAGAACATAACACATGATGAATAGCTGAAGATATTTAATTGGCATATTGGTAAAGGAGATACAAGATACTTTCAAAATGTCAGGCGATTGTACAATCATCGAATAACAACAAGGTCGCATTGCATCGCATCAGCCGCATTGTAAAGGCTTTAAAATAAACGAACCGATTTTCCCGCATTGCgaaggtgtaaaaaaactgCGTTTTGGGCCgcatcaagggatatcttatggtttcaacCGATATTTAGGCAATATGATAACTAAATCACTCTCATTACCGCATCAGCATTCGTAACCGCAATCGCGatcgttaccgcatttttacactatgtgtACAATATCATGAAAACAGAATAACAGATTTGAAAACAGAACATAATACATGATTCTTGATGCACACAGAATAATCTGAAAACAGCAAACAATGACCAAGAAAGATAACAGTGAAGCTGTTGTTTTGAAACATTTCATGAGCACAAGTGATAAACAACATAGAATACGCACTAGCATTTGCGTTCCTCATCGGTTATGGCCTACAGATAACGGAAATGAAAAACATAAGAACAAAAAAAGAAACAGCCTATAATCCAAACAAAGGCAGTAAAGCCAACAGGCAAAGAAACATAAAGCTACATCCCAAAGGATACAAGTATATTTATTTGTGGTAAAACTAACCAGATCAACATTAGGTATATCAAGACCACGGGCAGCAACATCAGTGGCAACCAGCACAGAGAACTTTCCCTGTCGAAAGCCATTCAATGTCCTCTCGCGTTGGTGCTGAGATATATCTCCATGCAATGCCTCCGAAGCAATGCTATTTGACAATGCCAACGAAACTTCATCAGCATCTCTTTTTGTCCGTGTGAACACAATGGTTTTCCCAGCCCTTGCATAAACCTGCAAAGCACATAACCAAAACGaatatttgtgaaaaatttcCCAAATATTAGTATGTTGCAACTATTATTTTGCAAGGTTATCATGATATCTTGTAAAAGAAGTCCATGTTTAGAAATCTTATAAAAATTAAAGGGCCATACATTGATTCTTAAAACAATCACACCCATATACTCAATGGATTTCATACAACTAAGTTTAAGAATAAGCCATAAAGGTTAGCATGGAAGGCTAAAACCAATGAAGTTTGTTCTTCGCTAATGATCAAGACCTGTAAACGTACCAAATGTACCCAGAGCCTACATCTGTAGTTTTGTACACATCAATGCACAAAAACATGAACTGATGGCCCATGGGCACACTGAATGGTTGGTTCACTGTAACATGACTCGCTAGtcaattcgctttttgaattcacaATTTgctcaaatttgcccaagaatagcccaaaaccgaccataattcgcctTTTTCGATTCACGATTCGcgaggagattagcgaatcatgtgacactgggtTGGTTAGACACTATAGGACCGCAAAAGAACTAAATGTGCCTCTATGGAAGCTCAATTGATGATACAGAATATGTAAGGCAGCAGATTAAGAACAAATTATCAGATTTCATCTTGACTCCTACCGTGATAACATCACTAAGAATAGTGCGCTTTGAAGTTGAAGTAGTTGAAATTGCATGTAGTTTAATCCCTTCGGCCAACTTTTCCTCTTGCTCACCAACCTGTTGAGACGTTTCACCAAAACACAGAAATTAAGTAAAGGTGTATCTCAGATATAGGTCTATAAAGCCTCAAACAACCACACAAGCTTACAAGTTACAATATAATGAAGAAATGAACCAAATGGAGTTTcactcaaaaaaaatttactagGATATCACATGCAATCACCCAGCTATTCGTCTCACTAAACAATTTTCAGCTAGCATCATAAAACATAGTGATTAATAGTATATTAGtattataaaagaaataaacTAGTGCGGCATTTGGAACTTCTTTAATGATTCTTTGCACTAACTTCCATCAACTTATAGCTAAAGATTGTTTTATTGAGTCAACACAACACTTGCTTCAATTTCCAACGAAGGAAAAAACTTTGTTCTTTTGTTTTGATGTGGGGGCCTGAGTGGAGAAGTGCACTAGATAAACTCCAACATCCTTTAGAGTATATTTGGGCAACATTCTAGGAGGGAATGGACGGCAGGGAAAGAACTGTTGTTTTCCTTCTAAATCTTTCCATTGTTGAAAAAATATGATTTCCCTTCAATTATTTTTCCTTCCTTTCCCTCTCCTCCCCTTTTGCTACATAAATGAAGTAATTCTCTAATCTTGATTCCCCTCCCTTTCTATTTCCTCTATTTTATCCcatccaaacaaagcataaggGCCTTGACTATATAGTAACTAGTCTATCAACCCAATAATGTGTCTATAAGACTTACGTGTGCAGAAAGGGAAACAATTCATGGAATGATATTTAATATGAAACTGGAAAGTGAAGGTTGATTCATGAAACACATATCAGGTACACCCACACAAAACCAAAAATATATTCTTTCATGATAAACAGCTATCCaacattatcttccttaaagtgTAAGGGAAGTATAAATCATTCATATACAGAAGTTCACACAAACTAGTAACTCAGACAATGGGGCTTTATCAAATTGTATCAAACTTCCCCTCCGAGAGAAATCTCGTGCAGACCCTGTCACCCTAACTTAGAAAGCATGAGCAAAGATCACTGTTGTCTAAAAAGAACTAAAACAAAAAGGAACTGCTTATTACTAAGAAAACCGACTCAACAAAAACAAAGTGACATACATAATTAAGCAAAAAAGAAACATGCATGCTGAAAACTAAAACGAGAGAAGGATTTACCAAATCAATCGTCAAGGGAGTCTTCAAATAttttctagataattttttcaCCCACCCGGGCATAGTAGCTGAAAAGAGCATGCTTTGCCTTTCAACAGGAAGTTGTTCCAGTATGACTTCTACATCTTCCTCAAACCCTACAGCCAGCATTTGGTCAGCTTCATCAAGAACCAAAAATTCAACTTCCCCCAGTTTGAGGCTCTTGCTATTGACCAAGTCAATAATTCTACCAGGAGTTCCCACCACCACATCAACACCACGGGAAAGAGC
This region includes:
- the LOC130820809 gene encoding DEAD-box ATP-dependent RNA helicase 3, chloroplastic-like translates to MASSSVVGVSSILNQTPSLQKPAKNLIPPFFLPFTGSKLRCLKWVSSAIATPNSVLSEEAFKGLGDFSNGSFGVSDEEEFDEGETEGYGLSEDELDVSKLGLPQKLVESLRKRGITQLFPIQRAVLVPALEGRDIIARAKTGTGKTLAFGIPTLKRLTEENEERGALRRSRLPRVLVLAPTRELAKQVEKEMKESAPYLNTVCVYGGVSYSAQQNALSRGVDVVVGTPGRIIDLVNSKSLKLGEVEFLVLDEADQMLAVGFEEDVEVILEQLPVERQSMLFSATMPGWVKKLSRKYLKTPLTIDLVGEQEEKLAEGIKLHAISTTSTSKRTILSDVITVYARAGKTIVFTRTKRDADEVSLALSNSIASEALHGDISQHQRERTLNGFRQGKFSVLVATDVAARGLDIPNVDLIIHYELPNDPETFVHRSGRTGRAGKEGTTIIMYTSSQRRTVRSLERDVGCKFEYISPPSVEEVLESSADQVVATLRGVHPDSIQFFTPTAQKLLEEQGTGALAAALAHLSGFSQPPSSRSLLSHEQGWTTLQLTRTPGYSRGFLSARSVMGFLSDVYATAADEVGKIQLIAKENVQGAVFDLPEEIAKELLNKEIPPGNTLSKITKLPALQDDAPPSDSYGRFSGRGGHGGSRDRRGSRTPRGWGSSQDFDFDDNSDDMFRRGGRSSFRSSNNRWSSNSRNDSGSRWSSNSRSSGDDWLIGGSGSRSNRSPSFGSRDRNFGGACFNCGKTGHRASDCPSKQSY